A single window of Pseudomonas benzenivorans DNA harbors:
- a CDS encoding transglutaminase family protein, translating to MRLSISHDTTYHYEDQVRASIQYLRVTPHDSERQHVLNWQLKLPHPARAQLDPYGNILHVLTLDEPHDTVVIGARGQVDIDEQRESEHEDQSALPFLRFTHLTAADEALREFALQQCQQRRDRAALIDLMHALNAHISYLPGSTETETSAAQAFAGRQGVCQDQAHAFLACVRSLGIPARYVSGYLYTGEDEHMASHAWAEAWLDGAWYSFDVTNCLSIPERHIKLAVGLDYLDACPVRGVRRGGGGQQMRAKLNALPLLRAQAQ from the coding sequence ATGAGACTGTCCATTAGTCATGACACCACGTACCACTACGAAGATCAGGTTCGCGCCAGCATTCAGTATCTGCGCGTGACGCCCCATGACAGCGAGCGCCAGCATGTATTGAACTGGCAGCTCAAGCTGCCCCATCCCGCCCGCGCGCAGTTGGACCCCTATGGCAATATCCTCCATGTGCTGACCCTGGACGAACCCCACGACACCGTGGTGATCGGCGCCCGCGGTCAGGTCGACATCGACGAGCAGCGCGAGTCCGAGCACGAGGACCAGTCGGCCCTGCCGTTTCTGCGCTTCACCCACCTGACCGCGGCGGACGAAGCGTTGCGCGAGTTCGCCCTGCAGCAGTGCCAGCAGCGCCGCGACCGCGCGGCGCTGATAGACCTGATGCATGCGCTGAACGCCCATATCAGCTACCTGCCAGGCAGCACCGAGACCGAAACCAGCGCCGCGCAAGCCTTTGCCGGGCGACAGGGGGTGTGCCAGGATCAGGCCCATGCCTTCCTCGCCTGCGTGCGTAGCCTGGGAATCCCGGCGCGCTATGTGTCGGGTTATCTGTACACCGGCGAAGACGAGCACATGGCCAGCCATGCCTGGGCCGAAGCCTGGTTGGATGGCGCCTGGTACAGCTTCGACGTGACCAATTGCCTGAGCATACCCGAGCGGCATATCAAGCTGGCCGTCGGCCTGGATTATCTGGATGCCTGCCCGGTGCGCGGTGTTCGCCGCGGTGGGGGCGGCCAGCAGATGCGCGCGAAGCTGAATGCGTTGCCGCTGCTGCGCGCTCAGGCGCAGTAG
- a CDS encoding ribonuclease E inhibitor RraB, producing MSTALYDDVSSGVLRRMKEGGFDFASFHPIEFYAIFPDEERARMATRNFRGESLHALVTERDDGAWHLQVSKVMYATHAGIGDFEHDLESVVIPLGGTLDGWGVTQEVKASRP from the coding sequence ATGAGCACAGCCTTGTACGATGATGTCAGCAGCGGAGTATTACGGCGGATGAAGGAGGGCGGCTTCGACTTTGCCAGCTTCCATCCAATCGAGTTCTACGCCATTTTCCCCGATGAGGAACGGGCCCGCATGGCGACCAGAAATTTTCGTGGTGAATCCTTGCATGCCCTGGTGACCGAGCGCGATGACGGCGCCTGGCACCTGCAGGTGAGCAAAGTGATGTATGCGACCCACGCCGGTATCGGCGACTTCGAGCATGACCTGGAGTCGGTGGTGATACCGCTTGGCGGCACCCTGGATGGCTGGGGCGTCACGCAGGAGGTGAAGGCCTCGCGACCTTAG
- a CDS encoding alpha/beta fold hydrolase: protein MRKAEIYSTRELSAWLYEPPTVTEPNRLLICVHGISRNARQQQEAFSATADELGVRLLAPEFTHERFPGYQRLDSGIGMTRADLALNRMLLSLGSDLKVPRWTLDMFGYSGGAQFSHRYALCYPGAVRSLALAGAGWYTFPDHSVRYPRGLAGWPAVLPGPASIETLVRIPTLVLVGDRDTLRDASLRKGERIDKQQGRHRLARAHKWVKRWRGLGHTNLELCELEGGEHDFALCAEHTQMLSSINYFLTRTEGI from the coding sequence ATGAGAAAAGCTGAGATCTATAGCACCCGTGAACTGTCGGCATGGCTCTATGAGCCGCCCACAGTTACGGAGCCTAATCGGCTGTTGATCTGCGTCCACGGCATCTCGCGCAACGCCCGGCAGCAGCAGGAGGCCTTCAGCGCGACCGCTGATGAGCTGGGGGTTCGCCTGCTGGCGCCGGAGTTCACCCATGAGCGTTTTCCCGGCTATCAGCGCCTCGACAGTGGCATCGGCATGACCCGCGCCGATTTGGCCCTCAACCGCATGCTCTTGAGCCTGGGCAGTGACCTGAAGGTGCCGCGCTGGACGCTCGATATGTTTGGCTATTCAGGCGGCGCGCAGTTCAGCCACCGCTACGCGCTCTGCTATCCAGGCGCCGTGCGCAGCCTGGCACTGGCCGGGGCAGGCTGGTACACCTTTCCCGATCACTCGGTGAGGTATCCGCGCGGACTGGCCGGCTGGCCGGCCGTACTGCCGGGGCCTGCGTCCATCGAGACGCTGGTGCGGATTCCCACGCTGGTGCTCGTGGGGGATCGCGACACGCTGCGCGATGCCAGCCTGCGCAAGGGCGAGCGCATCGACAAACAGCAGGGTCGGCATCGTCTGGCCCGGGCCCACAAATGGGTCAAGCGCTGGCGTGGGTTGGGTCACACAAACCTTGAGCTCTGCGAGCTGGAAGGGGGCGAGCATGACTTCGCCCTGTGCGCCGAACACACCCAGATGCTGAGCAGCATCAATTATTTCCTGACGCGAACAGAAGGAATCTGA
- a CDS encoding proteasome-type protease gives MTYCVAMSLAEGLVFVSDSRTNAGVDHIATFRKLHVFGVPGERLLVLQSAGNLATSQSVISLLRQRLNGEGPHLHNVASLFAAALLLGETLRETLAREGKSDLTQGVDLSCSFLIGGQIQGAPPELYNIYPQGNFIASTEDTPYFQIGESKYGKPIIDRSLTYQTQLEQALRCALISFDSTIRSNLSVGMPLDVLVYRADSLMLPSGFRVEESDSYFETIRRQWGTGLRELLGDLPAPPGDYWN, from the coding sequence GTGACCTACTGCGTAGCGATGAGCCTGGCCGAAGGCCTGGTCTTTGTTTCCGACTCACGCACCAACGCCGGGGTCGATCACATCGCGACCTTTCGCAAACTGCATGTGTTCGGCGTACCCGGCGAGCGGTTGTTGGTGCTGCAAAGCGCCGGCAACCTGGCCACGTCGCAGTCGGTAATCAGCCTGCTGCGTCAACGCCTGAACGGCGAAGGTCCTCATCTGCACAACGTGGCCAGCCTGTTCGCCGCCGCCCTGCTGTTGGGCGAGACGCTGCGTGAAACGCTGGCGCGCGAGGGCAAGAGCGATCTGACCCAGGGCGTCGACCTGAGTTGTTCGTTCCTGATTGGGGGGCAGATCCAGGGCGCACCGCCCGAACTCTACAACATCTATCCCCAGGGCAACTTCATCGCCTCCACCGAGGACACGCCGTACTTCCAGATCGGTGAAAGCAAATACGGCAAACCCATCATCGATCGCTCCCTCACCTACCAGACCCAACTGGAGCAGGCTTTGCGCTGCGCGCTAATTTCCTTCGACTCGACCATCCGCAGCAACCTCTCGGTCGGCATGCCGCTCGACGTGCTGGTTTACAGAGCCGACAGCCTGATGCTGCCGAGCGGCTTTCGCGTGGAGGAGAGCGACAGTTATTTCGAGACCATTCGCCGGCAGTGGGGCACCGGCCTGCGCGAGCTGCTGGGCGATCTGCCGGCACCGCCTGGCGACTACTGGAACTGA
- a CDS encoding circularly permuted type 2 ATP-grasp protein has protein sequence MARTFYDEMYLANGECREHYREFTRWLAETPKDSLAQRRREADLLFHRAGITFTLYGDDQGTERLIPFDIIPRSIPASEWQMVERGCIQRVQALNMFLADIYHDQRILKAGIIPAEQVLANEGYQMAMQGLDLHRDLYAHIAGVDLVRDGDGTYYVLEDNLRTPSGVSYMLEDRKMMMRLFPELFAAQRVAPINHYPSLLLETLKSSSALDNPTVVVLTPGRFNSAYFEHAFLAREMGVELVEGADLLVRDDKLFMRTTSGTRQVDVVYRRIDDAFLDPLAFNPDSMLGVPGLLSTYRSGNVVLANAIGTGVADDKSIYPYVDEMIRFYLDEEAILKNVPTWQCRKPEELSHVLAHLPELVVKETQGSGGYGMLVGPAASKAEIEEFRTRLIARPEAYIAQPTLSLSTCPTFVENGIAPRHIDLRPFVLSGRETRLVPGGLTRVALREGSLVVNSSQGGGTKDTWVVED, from the coding sequence ATGGCGCGCACCTTCTATGACGAGATGTACCTGGCGAACGGCGAGTGTCGTGAGCACTATCGCGAGTTCACCCGTTGGCTGGCGGAAACACCGAAGGATTCGCTGGCGCAACGGCGGCGCGAGGCCGACCTGCTGTTCCACCGGGCCGGGATTACCTTCACCCTCTATGGCGATGACCAGGGCACCGAGCGCCTGATTCCCTTCGACATCATTCCGCGCAGCATTCCGGCGAGCGAGTGGCAGATGGTTGAGCGTGGCTGCATCCAGCGGGTGCAGGCACTGAACATGTTTCTCGCCGATATCTACCATGATCAGCGCATCCTCAAGGCCGGGATCATTCCCGCCGAGCAGGTGTTGGCCAACGAGGGCTATCAGATGGCGATGCAGGGCCTCGACCTGCACCGCGATCTCTATGCACACATCGCCGGCGTCGATCTGGTACGCGACGGTGACGGCACCTATTACGTGTTGGAGGACAACCTGCGCACACCGAGCGGTGTCAGCTACATGCTCGAAGACCGCAAGATGATGATGCGCCTGTTCCCCGAGCTGTTCGCCGCACAGCGGGTCGCCCCGATCAACCACTACCCCAGTCTGCTGCTCGAGACCCTCAAGAGCTCCAGTGCCCTGGACAACCCGACTGTGGTGGTGCTGACCCCGGGGCGATTCAATAGTGCCTATTTCGAACACGCGTTCCTGGCCCGCGAGATGGGGGTGGAACTGGTCGAGGGGGCCGACCTGCTGGTGCGTGACGACAAGCTGTTTATGCGCACCACTTCAGGGACCAGGCAGGTGGACGTGGTCTATCGGCGGATCGACGACGCCTTCCTCGACCCGCTGGCCTTCAATCCCGACTCCATGCTCGGCGTGCCGGGGCTGCTGTCGACCTATCGCTCCGGCAATGTGGTACTGGCCAATGCCATCGGTACCGGGGTGGCGGACGACAAGTCGATCTACCCCTATGTCGACGAGATGATCCGTTTCTACCTGGACGAGGAGGCGATCCTCAAGAACGTGCCGACCTGGCAGTGCCGCAAGCCCGAGGAACTGTCCCATGTGCTGGCCCACCTGCCGGAGCTGGTGGTCAAGGAAACCCAGGGTTCCGGCGGCTACGGCATGCTGGTGGGACCGGCGGCGAGCAAGGCGGAAATCGAGGAGTTTCGCACGCGGCTGATTGCCAGGCCGGAGGCCTATATCGCCCAGCCAACCCTGTCGCTGTCGACCTGCCCGACCTTTGTCGAGAACGGTATCGCGCCGCGGCACATCGACCTGCGTCCGTTCGTCCTGTCCGGTCGCGAAACCCGCCTGGTGCCCGGCGGCCTGACCCGTGTGGCATTGCGTGAAGGCTCGCTGGTGGTCAACTCGTCGCAGGGCGGCGGTACCAAGGACACCTGGGTGGTGGAGGACTGA
- a CDS encoding type 1 glutamine amidotransferase — MSDILILTHIDYCPPGYLAQVLDEAQRDFSVLRVELGELDGHDLERPRVVAIMGGPMSVNDALPWPATEVAALQHFIRRDIPLIDRCLGAQLLARALGAEVRRMPYTESGWQPSWQSTAEMLDRLPARVAARNQVAQGFYRHWLNLAFA, encoded by the coding sequence ATGAGCGATATTCTGATTCTTACCCACATCGACTACTGCCCGCCGGGCTATCTGGCCCAGGTACTCGATGAGGCGCAGCGCGACTTCAGCGTGCTGCGCGTCGAACTTGGCGAACTGGATGGCCATGACCTGGAGCGGCCCCGCGTCGTGGCCATCATGGGTGGGCCCATGAGCGTCAATGACGCACTGCCCTGGCCGGCCACGGAAGTCGCCGCGCTGCAGCACTTCATACGCCGTGACATCCCCCTGATCGACCGGTGCCTGGGCGCTCAGCTGCTGGCCAGGGCGCTGGGCGCCGAGGTCCGGCGCATGCCCTATACGGAAAGCGGCTGGCAGCCCAGTTGGCAGAGCACGGCCGAGATGCTCGATCGGCTGCCCGCCAGGGTCGCGGCCCGCAACCAGGTGGCTCAGGGTTTCTACCGGCACTGGCTGAACCTCGCGTTTGCGTGA
- a CDS encoding acetyl-CoA C-acetyltransferase, giving the protein MTEAFIFDALRTPRGKGKKDGALYSVKPVTLVAGLLNALQSRNNLDTSQVDDVVLGCVTPIGEQGADIAKTAAMVADWDVSVSGVQLNRFCASGLEAVNIGAMKVRSGFEDLVVVGGVESMSRVPMGGDGGAWVMDPETNLHTHFTPQGIGADLIATLEGFSRRDVDAFALRSQQKAARASGDGSFAKSLVAVTDQNGIVLLDHDEFIRGDSTLEGLGKLKPSFEMIGQMGFDSTALSVYSQLERIDHVHTPGNSSGIVDGAALMLIGSAAKGQELGLKPRARIVATAVTGTDPTIMLTGPAPATRKALAKAGLSVDDIDLFEVNEAFASVVLKFMKDMGVSEDKVNVNGGSIAMGHPLGATGCAILGTLLDELERRRLRYGLATLCVGGGMGIATIIERV; this is encoded by the coding sequence ATGACCGAAGCATTCATTTTCGATGCGCTGCGCACGCCCCGCGGCAAGGGCAAGAAGGACGGCGCCCTGTACAGCGTCAAGCCGGTCACGCTGGTTGCCGGTCTGCTCAACGCACTGCAGAGCCGTAACAATCTGGATACCAGCCAGGTCGACGATGTCGTCCTTGGCTGCGTGACCCCGATCGGTGAACAGGGTGCCGATATTGCCAAGACGGCAGCCATGGTCGCGGACTGGGACGTGAGCGTCAGTGGTGTGCAACTCAACCGCTTCTGCGCATCTGGACTGGAGGCGGTGAACATCGGCGCGATGAAGGTGCGCTCGGGCTTCGAGGACCTGGTGGTGGTCGGCGGCGTGGAGTCCATGTCGCGGGTGCCCATGGGCGGCGATGGCGGTGCCTGGGTGATGGACCCGGAAACCAATCTGCACACCCATTTCACCCCCCAGGGCATCGGCGCCGATCTGATCGCCACCCTGGAGGGCTTCAGCCGCCGCGATGTCGATGCCTTCGCCCTGCGCTCGCAGCAAAAGGCTGCACGCGCCAGTGGCGACGGCTCGTTCGCCAAGTCCCTGGTTGCGGTGACGGATCAGAACGGCATCGTGCTCCTCGACCATGACGAGTTCATCCGTGGCGACAGTACCCTCGAGGGGCTGGGCAAACTCAAGCCCAGTTTCGAGATGATCGGCCAGATGGGTTTCGACAGCACGGCCCTGAGTGTCTACAGCCAGCTCGAACGTATCGACCATGTGCACACGCCCGGCAACAGCTCGGGCATCGTCGATGGCGCCGCGCTGATGCTTATCGGCTCTGCCGCCAAGGGCCAGGAACTGGGCCTCAAGCCCCGGGCGCGGATCGTCGCCACTGCCGTGACCGGCACCGACCCGACCATCATGCTCACCGGCCCGGCGCCGGCCACGCGCAAGGCACTGGCCAAGGCCGGCCTGTCGGTGGACGACATCGACCTGTTCGAGGTCAACGAGGCCTTCGCCTCGGTGGTGCTGAAATTCATGAAGGACATGGGCGTGAGCGAAGACAAGGTCAACGTCAACGGCGGCTCCATCGCCATGGGCCACCCGCTGGGCGCCACCGGTTGCGCCATTCTCGGCACCCTGCTCGACGAACTGGAGAGACGCCGGCTGCGCTATGGCCTGGCGACCCTGTGCGTCGGCGGCGGCATGGGTATCGCCACCATCATTGAACGAGTCTGA
- a CDS encoding 3-hydroxyacyl-CoA dehydrogenase NAD-binding domain-containing protein, with protein MTDAIRYEKGPDNIVVLTMDLPGQSANTMNATYREAMAAIVERLEAEREDIAGVILTSAKKTFFAGGDLGELIKVGKADAPAFYQMTLSIKGQLRRLETLGKPVVAAINGAALGGGWEICLACHQRIALDSGSVQLGLPEVTLGLLPGGGGVVRMVRLLGLEKALPYLLEGKKLRPQAALSAGLIDQLASDRDDLLAKARAWILANPTAGQPWDDKNYRMPGGTPSSPNVAQMLAIAPSVLRAKTRGCFPAPEKILCAAVEGAQVDFDTAQLIEARYFTELTTGQVAKNMIGTLWFQLNQINAGDSRPQGIAPYATKKVGVIGAGMMGAGIAYVSAAAGIEVVLKDVSLEAAEKGKGYSATLLEKKVSRGQMSLTKRDAILARIKSSDRDGDFEGCDLIIEAVFEDRDLKANVTAAAERAALGDAVIASNTSTLPITGLATAVDRQDRFIGLHFFSPVDKMPLVEIICGERTSEETLARAFDYVMQINKTPIVVNDSRGFFTSRVFGTFTNEGLAMLGEGVSAALIENEARKAGMPTGPLAISDEVSLSLIQHIRQQTLKDLAEEGKEAPVHPAYAVVERMLGEYQRPGKAAGGGFYDYPEGGKKHLWPELKTRFEKADAQIPSADVRDRLLFIQAIETVRCVEEGVLQSVADANIGSIFGIGFAAWTGGALQFINQYGIQDFVARAQYLADQYGERFLPPALLLEKAASQQPF; from the coding sequence ATGACTGACGCCATTCGTTACGAGAAGGGCCCGGACAATATCGTGGTCCTGACCATGGACCTGCCGGGCCAGAGCGCCAACACCATGAATGCGACGTACCGCGAGGCCATGGCCGCAATCGTCGAGCGCCTGGAAGCCGAACGCGAAGACATCGCCGGGGTGATCCTCACTTCGGCGAAGAAGACCTTCTTCGCCGGCGGCGACCTGGGCGAGCTGATCAAGGTCGGCAAGGCGGACGCCCCGGCCTTCTACCAGATGACTCTCAGCATCAAGGGCCAGCTGCGCCGTCTCGAGACCCTCGGTAAGCCGGTAGTCGCCGCGATCAACGGCGCCGCCTTGGGCGGCGGTTGGGAAATATGCCTGGCCTGCCACCAGCGCATCGCCCTGGACAGCGGCAGCGTGCAGCTCGGTCTGCCGGAAGTGACCCTGGGCCTGCTGCCCGGTGGCGGTGGGGTGGTGCGCATGGTGCGCCTGCTGGGCCTGGAGAAGGCCTTGCCCTACCTGCTCGAAGGCAAGAAGCTGCGTCCGCAGGCGGCATTGAGCGCCGGGCTGATCGACCAGCTCGCCTCGGATCGGGACGACCTGCTGGCCAAGGCCCGCGCCTGGATTCTGGCCAACCCCACGGCAGGCCAACCCTGGGACGATAAGAACTACCGGATGCCCGGTGGCACGCCGTCCAGTCCTAATGTGGCGCAGATGCTCGCCATCGCCCCCTCGGTGCTGCGGGCCAAGACCAGGGGTTGCTTCCCCGCGCCGGAGAAGATCCTCTGCGCCGCGGTGGAGGGCGCCCAGGTGGACTTCGACACGGCGCAGCTGATCGAGGCGCGCTATTTCACCGAACTGACCACCGGCCAGGTGGCGAAGAACATGATTGGCACCCTCTGGTTCCAGCTCAACCAGATCAACGCCGGCGACTCCCGGCCCCAAGGCATTGCACCGTACGCGACGAAGAAGGTCGGCGTGATCGGCGCCGGCATGATGGGCGCCGGCATCGCCTACGTATCGGCCGCCGCCGGTATCGAGGTGGTGCTCAAGGATGTTTCCCTGGAGGCGGCGGAGAAGGGCAAGGGCTATTCGGCCACTTTGCTGGAAAAGAAGGTCAGCCGTGGGCAGATGAGTCTGACGAAGCGTGACGCCATCCTGGCGCGGATCAAGAGCAGCGACAGGGACGGCGACTTCGAGGGCTGCGACCTGATCATCGAGGCGGTCTTCGAGGATCGCGACCTCAAGGCCAACGTCACCGCGGCGGCCGAACGCGCGGCGCTCGGTGACGCGGTGATCGCCTCCAACACCTCGACCCTGCCGATCACCGGCCTGGCCACGGCGGTGGACAGGCAGGACAGGTTTATCGGCCTGCATTTCTTCAGCCCGGTGGACAAGATGCCGCTGGTGGAAATCATCTGTGGCGAGCGCACCAGCGAAGAAACCCTGGCCCGGGCCTTCGACTACGTCATGCAGATCAACAAGACACCGATTGTGGTCAACGACAGCCGCGGCTTCTTCACCTCCAGGGTGTTCGGTACCTTCACCAACGAAGGCCTGGCCATGCTTGGCGAGGGCGTGTCGGCGGCGCTGATCGAGAACGAGGCGCGCAAGGCCGGCATGCCGACGGGGCCGCTGGCGATCAGCGACGAGGTGTCCCTGAGTCTGATCCAGCACATTCGCCAGCAGACCCTCAAGGACCTGGCCGAGGAGGGCAAAGAGGCTCCAGTCCATCCGGCGTACGCAGTGGTCGAGCGGATGCTGGGCGAGTATCAGCGTCCGGGCAAGGCCGCCGGTGGCGGCTTCTACGACTATCCGGAAGGCGGCAAGAAGCACCTGTGGCCCGAGCTGAAAACCAGATTCGAGAAGGCGGACGCGCAGATACCGTCGGCGGACGTGCGCGACCGGCTGCTGTTTATCCAGGCCATCGAGACCGTGCGCTGTGTGGAGGAGGGGGTGTTGCAGTCGGTGGCCGACGCCAATATCGGCTCGATCTTCGGCATCGGCTTCGCCGCCTGGACCGGCGGCGCGCTGCAGTTCATCAACCAGTACGGCATCCAGGACTTCGTCGCCCGCGCCCAGTACCTGGCCGACCAGTATGGCGAGCGCTTCCTGCCGCCGGCCCTGCTGTTGGAAAAGGCGGCCAGCCAGCAGCCGTTCTGA
- a CDS encoding cytochrome c encodes MRRLILALMILSTWVQAAELSLEIGAVSRSLSSAELLAHPQARWIEIVDDVSYKRVMRYRAVPLTALLPGINPDDHLQAVAHDGFAAELPARLLLNRTGAQPWLAVEDPRAPWPPLAPNKASAGPFYLVWTNPQASRIGAEQWPFRIAQIRRLPPVEQRFPQLLPAKDAGRQIQAGFAQYQKHCMACHRLNGAGDSRFGPDLNIPSNPTEYFAGDYLARYIRDPQSVRRWPQGRMPRFDNSLLSDGELAQLLAYLAHMAGRKVLAP; translated from the coding sequence ATGCGTCGATTGATACTCGCCTTGATGATACTGAGCACTTGGGTGCAGGCGGCAGAGCTAAGCCTGGAAATAGGTGCCGTCAGCCGCAGCTTGAGCAGCGCCGAGCTGCTCGCCCACCCCCAGGCACGCTGGATCGAGATTGTCGATGACGTCAGCTACAAACGCGTCATGCGCTACCGGGCGGTGCCGCTGACGGCGCTGCTGCCAGGCATAAACCCTGACGACCATCTGCAGGCAGTGGCCCATGATGGTTTTGCCGCCGAGCTACCGGCCAGGCTGCTGCTCAACCGCACCGGTGCGCAGCCCTGGCTGGCCGTGGAAGACCCGCGCGCGCCCTGGCCGCCACTGGCGCCCAACAAGGCCAGTGCAGGCCCCTTCTATCTGGTCTGGACGAACCCACAGGCCAGTCGCATCGGCGCGGAACAATGGCCATTTCGGATCGCCCAGATCCGCCGGCTGCCACCGGTCGAGCAGCGTTTCCCGCAGCTGTTGCCGGCCAAGGATGCGGGCAGGCAGATACAGGCCGGCTTTGCCCAGTACCAGAAGCACTGCATGGCCTGCCACCGCCTCAATGGCGCCGGCGACTCCAGGTTCGGCCCGGACCTGAACATCCCCAGCAACCCCACCGAATACTTCGCCGGCGACTATCTCGCCCGCTACATCCGCGACCCGCAAAGCGTGCGGCGCTGGCCCCAGGGGCGGATGCCGAGGTTCGATAACTCACTGCTGAGCGATGGGGAGCTGGCGCAGCTGCTCGCTTATCTGGCTCACATGGCCGGGCGTAAAGTGCTTGCGCCCTAG
- a CDS encoding alpha-E domain-containing protein: MLSRTASDLYWMSRYLERAENLARMLDVSYSLSLMPQDGSGDGLDELAMPLLITGTLDEYLERHGQMHAERMLNFFALDADNPASIYCCLQAARTNAHAVRGRITGDMWENINATWLEIRGISEQGLGRFGISRFCEWVKERSHLFRGATFGTIMRGDSYRFIRLGIFIERADNTLRLLDARYELLGEDIDEIDGRPARSYYQWTALLRALSSFEAFAEIYRGSPGSRKVSELLLLRPEVPRSLRACMDELNLMLANLPGENGRPAQRLAAELEARLRYTGINEILDEGLHAWLTDFIQQVRLLGQAIQTSYLEVA; this comes from the coding sequence ATGCTTTCGAGAACTGCCTCGGACCTGTACTGGATGTCGCGCTACCTGGAGCGCGCCGAGAACCTGGCGCGGATGCTCGACGTCAGCTATTCGCTGTCGCTGATGCCCCAGGACGGCAGCGGCGATGGCCTGGATGAACTGGCCATGCCACTGCTGATTACCGGCACTCTGGATGAGTACCTGGAGCGGCATGGGCAGATGCATGCCGAGCGCATGCTCAACTTCTTCGCCCTGGATGCGGACAACCCTGCAAGCATCTACTGCTGCCTACAGGCCGCACGAACCAATGCCCATGCCGTGCGTGGGCGCATCACCGGGGACATGTGGGAGAACATCAATGCCACCTGGCTGGAGATTCGCGGGATCTCCGAGCAGGGGCTGGGGCGCTTCGGCATCAGCCGTTTCTGTGAGTGGGTCAAGGAGCGTTCCCATCTGTTCCGCGGCGCCACCTTCGGCACCATCATGCGTGGCGACTCCTATCGCTTCATCCGTCTGGGCATCTTCATCGAACGGGCCGACAATACCCTGCGGTTGCTCGATGCCCGTTATGAGTTGCTCGGCGAGGACATCGACGAGATTGATGGTCGGCCGGCGCGCAGTTACTACCAGTGGACCGCCTTGCTGCGGGCCCTGTCGTCGTTCGAGGCCTTCGCCGAGATCTACCGTGGCTCACCCGGATCACGCAAGGTGTCCGAACTGCTGCTGTTGCGGCCCGAAGTACCCCGTTCCCTGCGGGCGTGCATGGACGAGCTCAACCTGATGCTCGCCAATTTGCCGGGCGAAAACGGGCGGCCGGCCCAGCGCCTGGCCGCGGAGCTGGAAGCGCGCCTGCGCTATACCGGCATCAACGAAATACTCGATGAGGGGCTGCACGCCTGGCTCACCGACTTCATCCAGCAGGTCCGCCTGCTGGGCCAAGCCATACAGACGTCATACCTGGAGGTCGCATGA
- a CDS encoding SDR family oxidoreductase — MDNILITGAASGIGAATARLFHSRGWTVGLLDINHHDLADLASELGGVWHAELDVADPDAVQVALADFCALHGGQLRLLFNCAGRMCSGHFGEVALAEQVRVVQVNVLGVLNMSHAAFPYLKATSNAQVINMGSASAVYGVPYLASYSASKFAVRGLTEALELEWGAHGIRVGDLMPPFVATPMLASQHFEAPIKRRLGVRLQARDIAEAVWQQAQGAALHRPVSLRFKLLYWAAQLAPTWINRLIMSRLSRE, encoded by the coding sequence GTGGACAATATTCTGATCACCGGCGCCGCCTCGGGCATTGGCGCGGCAACGGCCCGGCTGTTCCATTCCCGCGGCTGGACGGTAGGACTGCTCGATATCAACCACCATGACCTGGCCGACTTGGCGAGTGAACTCGGCGGCGTCTGGCATGCCGAACTCGATGTGGCCGATCCGGACGCGGTACAGGTCGCGCTGGCGGACTTCTGCGCACTGCACGGCGGTCAGCTGCGTCTGCTGTTCAACTGTGCCGGGCGCATGTGCTCCGGCCATTTCGGGGAAGTGGCGCTCGCCGAGCAGGTGCGCGTGGTCCAGGTCAATGTGCTCGGCGTGCTCAATATGAGCCATGCGGCCTTTCCCTACCTCAAGGCCACGAGTAACGCCCAGGTGATCAATATGGGCTCGGCGTCCGCGGTCTATGGTGTGCCTTACCTGGCCAGTTACTCGGCATCCAAGTTCGCCGTGCGCGGTTTGACCGAGGCGCTGGAACTGGAATGGGGCGCCCACGGCATCCGGGTCGGCGACCTGATGCCGCCCTTCGTCGCCACGCCCATGCTCGCCAGCCAGCACTTCGAGGCGCCGATCAAGCGCCGCCTGGGCGTCAGGCTGCAGGCTAGGGATATCGCCGAGGCCGTCTGGCAACAGGCCCAGGGCGCGGCGCTGCACCGTCCGGTCAGTCTGCGGTTCAAGCTGCTGTACTGGGCGGCGCAGCTCGCGCCGACCTGGATCAACCGGCTGATCATGAGCCGGCTCAGTCGCGAGTAG